AAAAAATATATTCTTAATGAACTCTTTTGTTTTATCAGGAATCCAGCTCAAAGCCCCATCTAAATCAAATGCTCGCGACGACACGTATATCTTCATTTTTACTATCTTTAGACTACAAATTTGACACAGCTTTTTTACTTTCTCTTCGTCAAATGATTGAATATGCCCATCCTTATAGAACATTTTGAGACAGTGAGGGCATAGAGTTTGTTGCAAGGTCTCTTTGTAAGGAGTTGCGAATAATACATATCTACTTGAAACCCTTCGTAGTTCATACAATGCCTTTAAAGGAACGTCCAAATGTTCCAATACCTCAACAGCACTTACTATATCAAAGAAGTTTGACTTGAATGGCAAGTTAGTTATTTCAGCTACGACAAACTTACACCCCTTGAACTTTTTCTTTGCAAAATGTAGCCGATTCAAGGATAAATCCTCACCTACAACAGTCTTTGCAATACCTTTCTGTAAAAAAGTATTACATAAATAGCCATCACCACACCCTACATCTAATATGCTTCCTATCTTCTTCCTCGGCAATAAAGAAAATACAAGCTGTACACGCTTTTCCTCTGAAGGGTCTTCCTGAGGAATGAACCGTTTAAATTCACTCTCTTTATCATAGAAATTTTTCCAGTTTATTTTATCTTTCAAGCAGATGCTTACCATTATAGTTTGGAATAACTATACTTATACCTCTCACTACTCCTTCTTTGAATAAATAGTTATTATATCGCCACTTCTAAAATAAGAAGAGAAAATATTATACAAAACCAATTAAAAAGACTACGCACAATTCCCCTGTACCATCTTTTCCCAAGAATTCTGATATCTTCTACCTCTCTATTTTGGTTAAATTTATCAAGCCCTAATATTCGGAGAAGACTTATTTTAAAACTTGCAAAGTTTGAATAAAAATTATCTCTGTACGATTTTTTAATGACTTTAAAGCCAGCTTTTCTAAGCATCTCTGAGAGAGTAGACTCAGTAAATTGATAAAGATGGCGTAGAGCATCAAGTGCATACCACTCTTCTTTCCATATTCTTCTCCCAAGAGTGCTAAAGTTTGGTATCTCAATCACTAAAAGCCCATTGCTCTCCATACTCTTATTTACTTTATACTACAGCAACTTTTGCGGGTCATAAATGTGCTCTAAAACATGCCATAGTATCACTACATTAAAGAACTTGGACTCCAATTTTATCTCTTCTATATCACCGTGTATCACATTCTTAAGTCCCAGTGTTTTAGCATAGTTGCAAGCATATTCTGACATTTCAACTCCATAAGGCTCAAATCCTGCCTCCATCATTTTTAACAAAAACTCACCTCGCTGTGAACCAATGTCAAGAATTTTGCCACATTTTATATATTTTTTTGTCATTTTTACTCTCTTAGGTTTTAGGAAGGGATAAGGTTCATTTAACTTTTTCTTTCCTTTGCCATAATATTCATCTGGATAATATTTTAGAATTTCATCTTTTTCTGGTCTTGGATTTAGAAACACGAGCCCACATTTTTTATATCTCACAATATTAAACTCCTCATTAGTAGGGAAAACCCAATCCTTGCCATAGAAAAGGAGCTCTGTATCTTTACCTTCACAAAGATTACAGTTTACTTCTTCCATTTCTATCTTTTAAAGATTTCTTTTTTCAAGAATAATAAATCAGATTTTGACACTACTCCAATTATTTTTATTGGCTCTATCCCAATCCTTTTTTTAATGAAATAAAAAAGTAATATAAGGCCTGCAATCTCTGTAATTATTGTAGCACTTGCTGCTCCTTCCATACCAAATTTAGGGATGAGAAAATAGTTAAGTATTATATTAACTGCAATATTCCCTCCAGCAATCCACATTGGTATACGCTGAAGGGCTGCACTCTGAAGTACACTCCTTGAAAGTGTTGAGAGAAATATAAAAGGCAGTGTCCAGATGACTATTTGGAGTACTCTAATAGAAGATAAATATTCTTTCCCATATAGTATTGGTATTATTTTATAAGCAAAAATAGTAATAATTATGGAAAGTAGGATTGCAATTGTAACAAGAATTTTTGCCACTTTCTCAAAATAAAGGCAAAACTCCTCTCTTTCATTTAAAAAGGTCCTTGAGAATACTGGATATATTGAACTTATGAAAGAACCCGGAATTGGCAAAAATACAAAGATAAACATTGTAGCAACTGAATAAAGACCTACAAAACTCGCTCCCTTCATACTTTGGAGCATCACGATATCAATGTAAAGATACAGCGTTACAAAAAGAAAATCAACCATAAATGGCCAGCTCTCTTTTAGTAGAAATTTACTTAATTGAAGGGTAAACTTTATCCTATTTTTTATAAATATTTTATTACAGATTAATATGTTTATCCCTAATATAAATAGAGCTGTAATTGGTCTAACAGTAGAAATACCAATGAGCCTATAGCCTATAAAGAGAAATGAAAGAATGAGTGCAAAACTCAAAATCCTTTCTATAGCTTGAACGATTGCTGTAATATCGAGCCTCTCAAAAGCTGGATATATACAACCATAAGAAGAACTGACATTTTCTATTATCATAGCCAGTCCAAAGAGGTAAATGATTATCTTCGTATCCACTGGTAATGAAATAAAAGAAGTAATGGCAAAAGCAACCCCAAACATAACGACAGAAGCCACTACCCTCAATAAAAGAGTAGTTCCAACATATACTTCTCTATCTTCCTTCTTCTTTGCCACTTCTCTTATCATAAGCAGACTCAACCCTAAACCAGCAACCGGGCTAAAGAAGCCAATAAATGCGAGACCAAAATTGTATTTACCATAATCTGTGGCTCCAAGATATCTTGCCACAAATATACCAAGCACAAAAGATAAGGCTTTAATTACAGCCTGTGAACTAAGCAGAGAGAGTGTATTTCTAATAAACCTCGTTTCTGTATCCATTATAATACAAAATTAAAATGTAAAAATCAAATATCAAAATTATCCCAATGGAATCGAGACAAAATTATTCCCTCTGCTCATGGGATTGCACACTTCATTTTTGGATAGCTAAACTCTTAACACTAAACTACCTTTTGAGATAATGCACCGCCCCTTTGCTTGTAACCTTACATTAACCTTGTCTATTCTCTTTCTAAGAATTTTACTAAATGCTTCGCAAATTCCCTGATGATTTTAGGGTCATTTTTAAGGTGGTTGAAGACTTTTTGTAAATCAATCTGAAAATATTCATGCACAAGTATGTTACGAAATCCTACCAAATCTTTCATCTTATCGGATAACTTGTTGGTAATAATCTTATTCTAAGCAAGTGTATCAAATAGCC
The bacterium genome window above contains:
- a CDS encoding class I SAM-dependent methyltransferase, with protein sequence MEEVNCNLCEGKDTELLFYGKDWVFPTNEEFNIVRYKKCGLVFLNPRPEKDEILKYYPDEYYGKGKKKLNEPYPFLKPKRVKMTKKYIKCGKILDIGSQRGEFLLKMMEAGFEPYGVEMSEYACNYAKTLGLKNVIHGDIEEIKLESKFFNVVILWHVLEHIYDPQKLL
- a CDS encoding class I SAM-dependent methyltransferase, which encodes MVSICLKDKINWKNFYDKESEFKRFIPQEDPSEEKRVQLVFSLLPRKKIGSILDVGCGDGYLCNTFLQKGIAKTVVGEDLSLNRLHFAKKKFKGCKFVVAEITNLPFKSNFFDIVSAVEVLEHLDVPLKALYELRRVSSRYVLFATPYKETLQQTLCPHCLKMFYKDGHIQSFDEEKVKKLCQICSLKIVKMKIYVSSRAFDLDGALSWIPDKTKEFIKNIFFKARLVSGAAIGVLALKGQ
- a CDS encoding flippase, yielding MDTETRFIRNTLSLLSSQAVIKALSFVLGIFVARYLGATDYGKYNFGLAFIGFFSPVAGLGLSLLMIREVAKKKEDREVYVGTTLLLRVVASVVMFGVAFAITSFISLPVDTKIIIYLFGLAMIIENVSSSYGCIYPAFERLDITAIVQAIERILSFALILSFLFIGYRLIGISTVRPITALFILGINILICNKIFIKNRIKFTLQLSKFLLKESWPFMVDFLFVTLYLYIDIVMLQSMKGASFVGLYSVATMFIFVFLPIPGSFISSIYPVFSRTFLNEREEFCLYFEKVAKILVTIAILLSIIITIFAYKIIPILYGKEYLSSIRVLQIVIWTLPFIFLSTLSRSVLQSAALQRIPMWIAGGNIAVNIILNYFLIPKFGMEGAASATIITEIAGLILLFYFIKKRIGIEPIKIIGVVSKSDLLFLKKEIFKR